One window of Pogoniulus pusillus isolate bPogPus1 chromosome 9, bPogPus1.pri, whole genome shotgun sequence genomic DNA carries:
- the KLF3 gene encoding Krueppel-like factor 3, giving the protein MLMFDPVPIKQEAMDPVSVSYPSNYMDQMKPNKYSVIYSTPSMLHNKLYSNPEGLSNGIQMEPVDLTVNKRSSPSSTGSSPSPLKFQTVHRRTSPGLTLSSPSSPLSKFTPSPPGVQPISMPITIPPVMAAALSRHGLRSPGILPVIQPVVVQPVPFMYAPHLQQPIMVSTVLADEMETPSSVPVPVIESYEKPTLKKTIKVEPGSEPLKTDFYPEQLSPPMMTSLSPQQVMVQENHPSVIVQPGKRPLPVESPDTQRKRRIHRCDYEGCNKVYTKSSHLKAHRRTHTGEKPYKCTWEGCTWKFARSDELTRHFRKHTGIKPFQCPDCDRSFSRSDHLALHRKRHMLV; this is encoded by the exons ATGTTAATGTTTGACCCAGTCCCTATCAAGCAAGAAGCCATGGACCCTGTTTCAGTG TCATACCCGTCCAATTACATGGACCAGATGAAGCCAAACAAGTACAGTGTCATTTATTCTACACCGAGCATGTTGCACAACAAATTATACTCAAACCCTGAAGGACTATCGAATGGAATCCAGATGGAGCCAGTTGACCTTACAGTGAACAAACGCAGCTCACCATCTTCAACTGGAAGTTCTCCTTCACCCCTAAAATTCCAGACTGTGCATAGGAGAACTTCACCTGGACTGACTCTCTCTTCACCCAGCTCACCTCTCAGCAAATTCACACCCTCCCCACCAGGAGTACAGCCTATTTCCATGCCAATAACAATCCCACCTGTAATGGCTGCTGCTCTTTCACGCCATGGACTGAGAAGCCCTGGAATCCTCCCAGTTATACAGCCTGTTGTGGTCCAGCCAGTTCCTTTTATGTATGCTCCTCATCTTCAGCAGCCCATCATGGTGTCCACAGTCCTTGCAGATGAGATGGAGACACCAAGTAGCGTGCCAG TGCCTGTCATCGAGTCTTATGAGAAGCCTACACTGAAGAAAACAATCAAAGTAGAGCCAGGAAGTGAACCATTGAAGACTGACTTCTATCCCGAACAACTGTCACCTCCAATGATGACCTCATTGTCTCCCCAGCAAGTAATGGTGCAAGA GAATCACCCCTCAGTTATAGTCCAGCCAGGAAAGAGACCTTTACCTGTGGAATCTCCAGATACACAAAGAAAACGCAGGATACATCGATGTGACTATGAAGGCTGCAACAAAGTCTACACTAAGAGTTCCCATCTGAAAGCCCACAGAAGAACCCACACAG GTGAGAAACCCTACAAATGCACTTGGGAGGGCTGCACATGGAAGTTTGCTCGTTCCGATGAACTGACGCGGCATTTCCGCAAGCACACAGGGATCAAACCCTTCCAGTGCCCAGACTGTGACCGCAGCTTTTCACGTTCCGACCACCTTGCTCTGCACAGAAAGCGCCACATGCTCGTCTGA